GCAGCCTAGGCAAAAGAATCCCCAGTCGGGACATGATGAGGCTTAACTGTCGCCACAGGATTGATGGTGATGCAAGAGCAAATGTATTGCGTAGTTTGCGCTgtggcagcagcggcggcagcagcagcaatcacTGGCCTGACTTTTTCAGCGCCGAATAGTGGACCTGCCGATTCTACTGGTCTCTGTTGTTCAGCTGCGAAGGCCGCTGGGCTATTCGGAACAACCGGCTGACTAACGTACGACGACGACTGACCACTACCACCTGTAACTCCTCCGTGAAAGTCACCCGCTGCTTCAGCCGTTTGCGATCCTTGACTTCCAGCCGGCCTGAAATTTTAAGAGAATAGcctatttaaaatgttttaaaatattatttgaatttgatgtgaTTAACTTACTGGTACGAGCTGGAGCAGGAAGCGCTAACGCCCAACATTGCGCAAATTACTAGAacctaaataaaaaagaatatagcTTATAGAAAATATATCGCTCCGATAGACACAAATACATTTCTAGACAATCTAATTTAATCTAAAATTTCTATTCATCGAATTATTTTCTacgattgaaaaattaattaaagctACAAACACGGAATTTTCATGGTCAACTTGTCATctgaaaagttggaaaaatattAGCCGACTAAATACTTACAGTTTTGAAAGTATTCATGCTGGAGTAGGAATTGAAGTTGTTTActggtttaaaataaaaataaaattgacccTGTATTCTTTAGATAGGGATCACCATAATTCTTCGACAGGTAACGACCTAGTTTTTTCTGGGGAAAGCTGTACACTATAGACAaccatttctaaaaatttaaccTTTAGGTAGATAGGCAACAAAGGACATTCAACtcattttcccaataaaaTTGGCACCACGGAAATTCAAATAGGCTATAGGTCAACATCCATCTGCATAGCCTATATCGATCTACCTATTTATAGGATGGTATTAACTGCTGGCACCATAGGCTGGCGGTCTCCGGGCGGTCTCTGCTCGGCAATAAGAACGAAATAAATCCGCTTTAATGCATTGAcgataaactttaaaatagtACGTATCCGAACTGTGAATATCAAATATggcataaattaaaaaaaaacagcaaattGAATATATCAGTAAAGGAGAGATTGCATGGCATGCAAATCATTGTGCTTTTCATATATACGTATTTATAGACCTTTTTTTATGCATAGGAATTGGGAGCGGGATTTTGCCAAAGTGCCACGGGGATATATTTATAATATAGACACTGCTGGAACTGTCAAGGCTTTCAACTCAATTGGGTCGTCTTCCAGTCCACTTGTAATCCACCGAATCGctaatgaaaaatataaaagacccTAGATTTATGCTgcggctgctgccgccgctgct
The sequence above is drawn from the Daphnia pulicaria isolate SC F1-1A chromosome 1, SC_F0-13Bv2, whole genome shotgun sequence genome and encodes:
- the LOC124330037 gene encoding uncharacterized protein LOC124330037; the encoded protein is MNTFKTVLVICAMLGVSASCSSSYQPAGSQGSQTAEAAGDFHGGVTGGSGQSSSYVSQPVVPNSPAAFAAEQQRPVESAGPLFGAEKVRPVIAAAAAAAATAQTTQYICSCITINPVATVKPHHVPTGDSFA